One window of Colias croceus chromosome 6, ilColCroc2.1 genomic DNA carries:
- the LOC123692667 gene encoding uncharacterized protein LOC123692667, whose amino-acid sequence MFRSIIICALSYQVVASESLPTVATAPVPIPSVGAITPGVNPYVAGLNNAYPGYNGYRSPYYNPASATAPILSYSNNRAIDGSYSYSYATGDGKQAQERGFLKDAFIDNHGSPQGTQVVEGSYAYTSPEGIPIQVSYVADENGFRPAGVHIPADGRVSPAALPAGYNNNLYDPRYNGYNPINYRNPYSNQYNPLRPYDPTYNQYHPYAGNIVNGYKKALVNLMCIILLPAFCEHSTIVNGYQKIAMKSFLILTLGICLAAADVNNFQPYYTQQQQQAYTTETIPIVRQEQVINPDGSYKWNYETGNGIAAEEAGSIKNQGIPEQESLSAQGQYQYTAPDGQIIQLQYVADENGFQPRGAHLPTSPPIPADIQKSLDYLATAPTPPAELNRIRV is encoded by the exons ATGTTTCGATCGATAATCATTTGCGCGTTATCCTATCAAGTGGTAGCAAGTGAATCTCTCCCTACAGTCGCTACTGCACCTGTTCCAATTCCTAGTGTTGGAGCAATCACTCCAGGAGTTAATCCTTATGTCGCTGGTTTGAATAACGCATACCCAGGATACAATGGCTATAGAAGCCCCTATTACAATCCAGCTAGTGCAACCGCTCCCATTTTGAGCTACTCCAATAATCGAGCCATTGATGGAAGTTATTCATACag CTATGCTACTGGTGATGGAAAACAAGCGCAAGAAAGAGGATTTTTGAAAGACGCTTTCATTGATAATCATGGATCTCCTCAAGGAACACAG gTGGTAGAAGGAAGTTACGCGTATACCTCACCAGAAGGTATACCAATTCAAGTGAGCTACGTAGCTGatgaaaatg GATTCAGACCAGCCGGTGTGCACATACCTGCGGACGGAAGAGTGTCTCCCGCTGCTTTACCAGCAGGCTACAATAATAACCTTTACGATCCCCGCTACAATGGCTATAATCCTATAAACTATCGTAATCCTTATAGCAATCAATATAATCCTCTTAGACCTTATGATCCTACATATAATCAATACCATCCATACGCAGGAAATATCGTTAACGGATATAAAAAAGCTCT GGTTAATCTGATGTGCATCATTCTCCTTCCTGCATTTTGTGAGCATTCAACGATAGTAAACGGATATCAAAAAATCGCCATGAAATCTTTT ttaattttaacGTTGGGGATATGCCTGGCAGCTGCTGACGTCAACAATTTCCAACCCTACTATACACAGCAACAACAACAAGCCTATACAACAGAAACGATACCGATTGTACGACAGGAACAAGTAATTAATCCCGATGGATCTTATAAATGGAA TTACGAAACGGGTAATGGCATTGCAGCTGAGGAAGCGGGTTCAATAAAGAACCAGGGTATTCCCGAGCAAGAGTCCTTGTCTGCCCAAGGCCAGTACCAGTATACCGCGCCTGATGGacaa ATAATACAACTGCAATATGTAGCTGATGAAAATGGATTTCAACCCCGTGGTGCTCATTTACCTACATCACCTCCAATCCCTGCAGATATTCAAAAGTCTTTGGATTATCTCGCTACTGCACCTACGCCGCCCGCAGAACTCAACCGAATTAGAGTTTAA
- the LOC123692306 gene encoding endocuticle structural glycoprotein SgAbd-8-like, with translation MKSVVLFALFVGVAIAAPQAPTEPIPILRQDSQINGDGSYQYSFETGNGISADQKGDLKKVGDVEALEVQGQFQYPGENGNIQLTYTADENGYHPQGDHLPTAPPVPEAIQRALAYLATAPPQTESS, from the exons ATGAAGTCTGTT GTACTTTTCGCTTTGTTCGTCGGTGTTGCGATCGCCGCTCCCCAGGCCCCTACCGAACCCATTCCAATTTTGCGTCAAGATAGCCAGATAAATGGTGACGGATCATACCAGTACTCTTTCGAAACCGGTAACGGAATCAGTGCTGACCAAAAAGGTGATTTGAAGAAGGTCGGTGATGTCGAAGCTTTAGAAGTGCAAGGCCAGTTCCAGTACCCTGGTGAAAATGGAAACATTCAGTTGACCTACACCGCTGACGAGAACGGTTACCACCCCCAGGGTGATCACCTCCCCACAGCTCCCCCTGTACCTGAAGCTATCCAGAGGGCACTTGCATACCTCGCCACTGCCCCACCTCAAACAGAAAGctcataa
- the LOC123692307 gene encoding larval cuticle protein LCP-17-like encodes MKIIIALSLLAVALAAPQGQEPIAILRQESDSSPDGSFQYAFETANGISASANGALRNIGAEEPALQIQGQVNYPSDDGTPIQLTYTADENGYQPQGAHLPTPPPIPADIQRALAYLATAPPQPQQ; translated from the exons ATGAAAATCATT ATTGCTTTATCTCTGTTGGCGGTCGCTCTCGCCGCTCCTCAAGGACAAGAGCCCATCGCCATCCTTCGTCAGGAAAGCGACTCCAGCCCGGATGGTTCATTCCAGTACGCCTTCGAAACCGCCAACGGCATCTCTGCCAGTGCCAACGGTGCCTTGAGGAACATCGGCGCTGAAGAGCCTGCCCTCCAAATTCAAGGGCAAGTGAACTACCCTAGCGACGATGGCACGCCCATCCAGCTGACCTACACAGCCGACGAGAACGGTTACCAACCCCAGGGTGCCCACTTACCCACCCCTCCCCCGATCCCCGCTGACATCCAGCGCGCTCTCGCCTACCTCGCGACAGCTCCTCCCCAACCCCAACAATAA